The following proteins are co-located in the Thermococcus alcaliphilus genome:
- a CDS encoding M42 family metallopeptidase has product MIVEELKEITQLPGISGYEGRIREKVIEWIKDFADYKVDTIGNLIVELGEGKEKAIFMAHMDEIGLLITGITNDGKLKFRKIGGIDDRLLLGRHVRVITEKGELDGVIGVTPVHLNLERKFDTIPWHSLEIDIGAESKEEAEEMGVKVLDFAVFKKHFSILNNKYIATRSLDDRFGVIALIEAIKDLVDHDLDGKYIFAFTVQEEIGLKGAKFLANKYSPKYAIAVDSFACCSFLTGDVRLGKGAVIRAVDNSAIYTPSLARRALEIAKKNNIPIQIGVTGGGTDASVFEAKSQTLALSVPIKYLHSETEMLHLDDLKALIKLIEALVFELE; this is encoded by the coding sequence GGCAGGATAAGGGAGAAGGTTATCGAATGGATAAAGGATTTCGCTGACTACAAGGTTGATACAATTGGAAACCTTATCGTGGAGCTTGGAGAAGGGAAAGAAAAGGCCATTTTTATGGCACACATGGACGAAATTGGACTCCTGATAACAGGAATAACCAATGATGGAAAGCTAAAGTTTAGGAAAATTGGGGGAATAGATGATAGGCTTCTTTTGGGAAGGCATGTAAGGGTAATAACCGAGAAGGGGGAGCTGGACGGAGTTATAGGTGTAACACCAGTTCACCTCAACCTTGAAAGGAAGTTCGACACCATTCCTTGGCACAGTCTCGAAATAGACATTGGAGCGGAATCAAAGGAAGAAGCCGAAGAAATGGGAGTAAAGGTTTTGGACTTTGCAGTATTTAAAAAGCACTTCAGCATCTTAAACAACAAATACATCGCTACACGTTCCTTAGACGACAGGTTTGGTGTTATTGCTTTGATTGAAGCCATAAAAGACCTTGTTGATCATGATCTGGATGGAAAATACATCTTTGCCTTTACGGTTCAAGAAGAGATAGGGCTTAAGGGAGCCAAGTTTTTGGCAAACAAATATTCACCAAAGTACGCCATAGCTGTAGATTCGTTTGCATGCTGCTCTTTCCTTACTGGAGACGTGAGGCTCGGAAAAGGTGCTGTAATAAGGGCTGTTGACAATTCAGCAATCTACACCCCATCTCTGGCAAGGAGAGCCCTTGAAATAGCAAAAAAGAACAACATTCCAATACAGATCGGAGTTACCGGGGGAGGAACTGATGCATCGGTTTTTGAAGCCAAAAGCCAGACTTTGGCTCTAAGTGTTCCCATAAAATACCTCCACAGCGAAACGGAAATGCTCCATCTAGATGACCTCAAAGCCCTGATAAAGCTAATAGAAGCACTAGTGTTTGAACTCGAATAA
- a CDS encoding helix-turn-helix transcriptional regulator has translation MKRAFALISILILLPVVSAQFTVSQVELTIYTDGYVKVHYQLIPEEYTSQISLPLLGKNYEGVEVVDENGNPLNFEVYNESLIIYVENAQVVDVSYYTPDLTYKEGLVWTINVSMEYPFDVILPENAVVVDLSELPLKIASNVITMPPGNQSISYTLEFAAEEGRKDFYFPVLAFLVVLIIAISGFLTIRKRKKEAPKEELHINRDEFLKKLESFNLNEDEKRALLYILEKGGRASQAEVRTALGIPKTTAWRMFKRLERQGLVRIIKGRKENWVELKP, from the coding sequence GTGAAACGTGCCTTTGCTCTAATAAGCATCCTCATTCTCCTGCCCGTTGTCAGTGCCCAGTTTACAGTTTCACAGGTGGAGCTGACGATCTACACCGATGGTTACGTTAAGGTTCATTATCAGTTGATTCCAGAGGAATACACCTCTCAAATCAGCCTGCCGCTTTTAGGGAAAAACTACGAAGGTGTGGAGGTTGTTGATGAAAACGGCAATCCCCTTAATTTTGAAGTTTACAATGAATCGCTCATCATTTATGTGGAAAATGCTCAAGTCGTAGATGTGTCCTACTATACTCCCGATCTGACGTATAAAGAAGGCTTAGTGTGGACTATTAACGTCTCAATGGAATATCCCTTTGACGTCATTCTTCCTGAAAATGCCGTTGTGGTCGATTTATCCGAGCTTCCCCTTAAAATAGCCTCCAATGTAATTACAATGCCCCCTGGAAACCAGAGTATTTCCTACACTCTTGAATTTGCAGCCGAAGAGGGCAGGAAGGACTTTTATTTTCCAGTTTTGGCATTTTTGGTGGTCTTGATAATAGCCATTTCTGGCTTTTTGACAATAAGAAAGAGAAAAAAAGAGGCCCCAAAGGAAGAGCTCCACATAAACAGGGACGAATTTTTGAAAAAGCTCGAAAGTTTTAACTTAAATGAAGATGAAAAGAGGGCTTTACTCTACATACTAGAAAAGGGAGGCAGGGCAAGCCAAGCAGAGGTTAGAACTGCTTTGGGAATACCCAAAACCACAGCGTGGAGAATGTTCAAGCGCCTCGAAAGACAGGGGCTTGTTAGAATAATCAAGGGGAGGAAAGAAAATTGGGTAGAATTAAAACCTTAA
- the bpsA gene encoding N(4)-bis(aminopropyl)spermidine synthase translates to MKAIVERVREKTSIPVYERTIENVLSAILASSDPWRVVDLSEEPLPLVVAVVEALHDLGYVEFKDGIILTQKGKELVEKYGIGRREDYTCSHCQGKTVELDAFRDLLEEFKEIVKNRPEPKHEFDQAYVTPETTVARVALMHTRGDLENKEVFVLGDDDLTSIALMLSGLPKRIAVLDIDERLTKFIEKTAEEIGYSNVEIFTFDLRKPLPDYALRKFDTFITDPPETVDAVRAFVGRGIATLKGPGCAGYFGITRRESSIDKWHQIEKLLITEFNVVITDIIRNFNEYVNWGYVEETRAWKLLPVKTMPTYNWYKSYMFRIQTIEGSRGYEEEITVGQELYDDEESSTT, encoded by the coding sequence ATGAAAGCGATTGTTGAGAGAGTTAGAGAGAAAACATCAATACCCGTTTATGAGAGGACCATTGAAAACGTGTTGAGTGCAATTCTTGCGAGCAGCGATCCATGGAGGGTAGTAGACCTTAGCGAAGAACCACTTCCCCTCGTGGTTGCAGTGGTTGAAGCGCTTCACGATTTAGGCTATGTGGAGTTCAAAGATGGGATAATCCTTACCCAGAAGGGGAAGGAGCTTGTGGAGAAGTATGGAATCGGAAGGAGAGAAGACTACACCTGCAGCCACTGCCAAGGAAAAACAGTTGAACTTGATGCTTTTAGAGACCTCCTTGAGGAGTTTAAAGAAATAGTGAAAAACAGGCCCGAGCCAAAGCATGAGTTTGATCAGGCATATGTAACTCCCGAGACAACAGTTGCAAGGGTAGCCTTGATGCATACGAGGGGAGATCTTGAAAATAAGGAGGTCTTTGTCCTTGGAGATGACGATTTAACGAGCATTGCTCTAATGCTTTCGGGCCTTCCAAAGAGGATTGCGGTTCTTGATATTGATGAGAGACTCACAAAGTTTATTGAAAAAACTGCGGAGGAAATCGGCTACAGTAACGTGGAGATATTCACCTTCGATCTCAGAAAGCCTTTACCAGATTATGCCTTAAGGAAGTTCGATACTTTTATCACCGATCCTCCCGAGACAGTCGATGCTGTTAGGGCTTTTGTTGGAAGGGGAATTGCAACACTAAAGGGCCCAGGATGTGCAGGTTACTTTGGAATTACAAGAAGGGAAAGTTCAATTGACAAATGGCACCAGATAGAGAAGCTCCTCATAACAGAGTTCAACGTAGTTATAACGGATATAATAAGGAACTTTAACGAGTACGTCAACTGGGGATACGTTGAGGAAACGAGAGCGTGGAAACTCTTGCCAGTAAAGACCATGCCTACGTACAACTGGTACAAGAGCTATATGTTTAGAATTCAAACCATCGAGGGATCCAGAGGTTATGAAGAGGAAATCACAGTTGGTCAAGAACTATATGACGACGAGGAAAGCTCAACAACTTGA
- a CDS encoding ferredoxin, with protein sequence MAQWKVRVDQDVCIGDAICASLCPDVFEMNDEGKSQPKVEIIGEDLIDCAREAAEACPVSCIYIEEI encoded by the coding sequence ATGGCCCAGTGGAAAGTTAGGGTTGATCAAGATGTTTGTATAGGAGATGCTATCTGTGCAAGTCTCTGCCCAGACGTTTTTGAGATGAACGATGAGGGAAAGAGCCAACCAAAAGTTGAGATTATTGGAGAAGATCTCATTGATTGTGCCAGAGAGGCTGCCGAAGCTTGTCCTGTAAGCTGTATATACATTGAAGAGATTTGA
- a CDS encoding sulfite exporter TauE/SafE family protein, whose protein sequence is MLKYVGYFGVGVFIGILAALFGLGGGFLIVPTLNLLGVEIHHAVGTSSAAVVFTSLSSAIAYHRQRRIHYKAGLLLASTAVIGAYIGAWMTSYISASQLKVIFGVVLFLVAIRLYRKKSKEPHEVDLSQIKLDYKIVPIGGFIAGIASGLLGIGGGAINVPFLTYMGLPIHYAVATSSFAIVFTATSGAFKHYMLGNVEVEWLILLVPGLIVGAQLGAKIAKRTKASNLTKAFAVVMAFLALRMILKGLGYPVP, encoded by the coding sequence TTGCTTAAATATGTTGGGTATTTTGGTGTTGGAGTTTTCATAGGTATATTGGCAGCTCTCTTCGGCTTAGGGGGAGGGTTTTTGATCGTACCAACTCTAAACCTCTTAGGAGTTGAAATCCATCACGCAGTTGGAACCTCAAGTGCTGCCGTTGTTTTCACTTCCCTAAGCTCTGCCATAGCCTATCACAGACAGAGGAGAATACACTACAAAGCAGGTCTCCTCTTGGCAAGCACTGCAGTGATAGGAGCGTACATAGGGGCATGGATGACGAGTTATATAAGTGCAAGCCAGTTAAAGGTCATTTTTGGTGTAGTCCTATTCCTTGTGGCAATAAGGCTTTACCGCAAAAAGAGCAAAGAGCCACATGAAGTAGATTTGAGCCAGATAAAGCTGGATTATAAAATTGTGCCTATTGGAGGATTCATAGCAGGAATAGCAAGCGGGCTGCTTGGTATAGGCGGCGGAGCAATAAACGTTCCTTTCCTAACTTACATGGGACTGCCGATACACTATGCCGTGGCAACTTCAAGCTTTGCCATAGTATTTACCGCCACAAGCGGGGCTTTTAAACACTATATGCTCGGGAACGTTGAAGTTGAGTGGCTAATACTACTTGTACCGGGGTTGATAGTTGGGGCTCAGTTAGGGGCAAAGATAGCGAAAAGAACCAAGGCAAGCAACCTAACAAAAGCTTTCGCTGTTGTGATGGCATTCCTAGCCCTCAGAATGATTCTCAAAGGACTTGGCTACCCAGTTCCTTGA
- the dph5 gene encoding diphthine synthase yields the protein MPIYFIGLGLYDEKDITLKGLEIARKCDLVFAEFYTSLLAGTDIKKIEEQIGKPIRLLNREDVELNFERIVLSEAKTKDVAFLTAGDPMVATTHADLRIRAKQMGVESYVIHAPSIYSAVAITGLQIYKFGKSATVAYPEKNWFPTSHYDTIKENKERGLHTLLFLDIKAAEGRYMTANEAMKILLQVEEKKKDGVFTEDTFVVVLARAGSLNPTLKAGYVKDMIKEDFGKQPHVLIVPGRLHIVEAEYLVAFADAPEQILKEV from the coding sequence ATGCCGATATATTTCATAGGACTGGGACTTTATGATGAAAAGGACATTACCCTTAAGGGCCTGGAAATAGCAAGAAAGTGCGATTTGGTGTTTGCAGAATTTTACACCTCTCTCTTAGCTGGAACAGACATAAAAAAGATAGAAGAACAGATAGGAAAACCGATAAGACTATTAAACAGAGAAGACGTTGAGCTGAACTTTGAGAGGATAGTCCTCAGTGAGGCAAAAACCAAGGATGTTGCCTTTCTCACGGCTGGAGACCCAATGGTAGCGACAACTCATGCGGACTTAAGGATAAGGGCAAAGCAGATGGGAGTAGAGAGCTACGTTATCCATGCGCCATCTATCTACTCTGCCGTTGCTATAACCGGACTTCAAATCTACAAATTTGGGAAGAGCGCTACCGTTGCCTACCCGGAAAAGAACTGGTTCCCAACCAGCCACTATGACACAATCAAAGAAAACAAAGAACGTGGTCTTCATACGCTTCTCTTCCTTGACATTAAAGCAGCAGAAGGGAGGTACATGACCGCCAACGAGGCTATGAAGATTCTCCTTCAAGTGGAGGAGAAGAAAAAAGATGGAGTCTTTACCGAAGACACTTTTGTGGTTGTCCTTGCAAGAGCAGGTTCCCTAAACCCAACGCTCAAAGCCGGTTATGTAAAAGACATGATAAAAGAAGACTTTGGAAAGCAGCCTCACGTTTTAATAGTTCCCGGAAGGCTGCACATAGTCGAGGCAGAATACTTGGTAGCCTTTGCCGATGCTCCTGAGCAGATATTAAAGGAAGTTTAG
- the metG gene encoding methionine--tRNA ligase: MRFTVTSALPYANGPIHAGHLAGAYLPADIFVRYLRLKGEDVIFICGTDEHGTPITFRALKEGKSPREIVDYYHEHIKTTFERAKISFDYFGRTELPVHYRISQEFFLKALENGHLVKKVEKQAYCEHDKMFLPDRYVIGTCPYCGAEDQRGDQCEVCGHPLTPEKLINPRCNICGNPITFKDSAHYYIKMQNFQEKLKEWVLSQKHWKPNVRNTVLGWINEGLEERAITRDLNWGIPVPLEDEDVKGKVLYVWFEAPIGYISITVEYFKRLGKEEEWKKYWLSGYDGETRIVHFIGKDNVPFHAIFWPAFLMAYGKYKDEKGEFDWLLPYDIPANEYLNLEGRKFSTSRNWAIWVHEFLDAFPADYLRYYLTAIMPETRDSDFSFDDFKKKINEELVNNLGNFVHRALTFVNRYFDGKVPELGELDDLDKKAFDEIKKAFAEVGELISKYQFKEALKRVMTLAIFGNQYFDYQKPWKTAKTDRIRTGTTVNVSLQIVKALGILLEPFLPDASEKIWHLLNLEEVKKWKFEPLKAGHKVRKAEILFRKVSDEDIIAYIVKYIGRGNPESARILLDKYYKMEDVVKVAKERLGDEAEVVLRKIYGEKVMGSKEKQKEERKMGYVKFDEFAKLDIRIGKIISVEDHPNADKLYVVKVDLGDEVRQLVAGLKAYYKKEELLNKYVAVITNLEPKKLRGIESQGMLLAADDGKTVALLTPEKGVKLGAKVR; this comes from the coding sequence ATGAGATTCACTGTAACCTCTGCATTGCCTTACGCTAATGGCCCCATACATGCAGGGCATCTAGCTGGGGCATATCTTCCAGCAGACATATTCGTGCGTTATTTGAGGCTAAAGGGAGAAGACGTTATTTTCATATGTGGAACAGACGAACATGGTACTCCGATAACTTTCAGAGCCTTAAAGGAAGGCAAGAGTCCAAGGGAGATAGTAGATTATTACCATGAGCACATCAAAACGACATTTGAAAGGGCAAAGATAAGCTTTGATTATTTTGGGAGAACTGAACTTCCCGTCCACTACAGGATAAGTCAGGAGTTCTTCTTGAAAGCCCTTGAGAATGGACACCTTGTTAAAAAAGTTGAAAAGCAGGCTTATTGTGAGCATGACAAGATGTTCCTACCGGATAGATACGTTATTGGCACCTGCCCCTACTGTGGTGCAGAGGATCAGAGAGGTGACCAATGTGAGGTCTGTGGTCATCCCCTTACCCCGGAGAAGCTCATAAACCCAAGGTGCAACATATGTGGAAATCCAATCACATTCAAGGATTCTGCCCATTACTACATAAAAATGCAGAACTTCCAAGAGAAGCTTAAAGAGTGGGTTTTAAGCCAGAAACACTGGAAGCCAAACGTCAGAAATACGGTCTTGGGATGGATCAACGAGGGTCTGGAAGAGAGGGCAATAACGAGAGACCTTAACTGGGGAATTCCGGTACCTCTTGAGGACGAAGACGTTAAAGGGAAAGTCCTTTACGTTTGGTTTGAGGCACCAATAGGGTACATCTCAATAACCGTTGAGTACTTTAAGAGGCTTGGAAAAGAAGAGGAGTGGAAGAAGTACTGGCTTAGTGGATACGACGGCGAGACAAGAATAGTTCACTTCATCGGAAAGGACAACGTTCCCTTCCATGCCATATTCTGGCCAGCGTTCTTAATGGCCTATGGCAAGTATAAAGATGAAAAAGGTGAGTTTGACTGGCTTCTGCCTTATGACATTCCCGCAAACGAGTACCTAAACTTAGAGGGTAGAAAGTTCTCAACTAGCAGAAACTGGGCTATATGGGTGCATGAGTTTCTCGATGCATTTCCTGCAGACTACTTGAGGTATTACCTAACCGCCATAATGCCAGAAACGAGGGATAGTGATTTCAGCTTTGATGATTTCAAGAAGAAAATTAACGAAGAGCTCGTGAACAATCTTGGAAACTTCGTGCACAGGGCACTCACCTTTGTTAACAGGTATTTTGATGGAAAGGTTCCAGAACTCGGGGAACTTGATGACCTTGACAAGAAAGCATTTGACGAGATAAAGAAGGCTTTTGCAGAGGTTGGTGAGTTAATATCAAAGTACCAGTTCAAAGAGGCTCTTAAAAGGGTAATGACGCTTGCAATATTTGGCAACCAGTACTTTGACTATCAGAAACCATGGAAGACGGCTAAAACCGATAGAATTAGGACTGGAACAACCGTAAATGTGTCTCTCCAAATAGTTAAGGCATTGGGTATACTCCTTGAACCCTTCCTTCCGGACGCAAGTGAAAAGATATGGCACCTCTTAAACCTCGAAGAAGTCAAGAAGTGGAAGTTTGAGCCCCTTAAAGCCGGACACAAGGTCAGAAAAGCTGAGATCCTATTTAGAAAAGTCAGCGATGAAGATATAATAGCATACATAGTTAAGTACATAGGCAGAGGCAATCCAGAAAGTGCCAGAATTTTGCTTGATAAGTATTACAAGATGGAGGATGTTGTTAAGGTAGCAAAAGAAAGACTTGGAGATGAAGCTGAGGTAGTCTTGAGGAAGATTTATGGAGAGAAAGTAATGGGGTCAAAAGAAAAGCAGAAGGAGGAGAGGAAGATGGGTTATGTGAAGTTTGATGAATTTGCCAAGCTCGATATAAGAATTGGGAAGATAATCAGCGTTGAGGACCATCCAAATGCTGACAAGCTCTATGTTGTCAAGGTTGATCTAGGAGATGAGGTTAGGCAGCTTGTGGCAGGTTTGAAGGCATACTACAAAAAGGAGGAGCTTCTTAACAAGTACGTGGCAGTTATTACGAACTTGGAGCCAAAGAAGCTCAGGGGAATTGAGAGCCAGGGAATGCTTTTGGCAGCAGATGACGGAAAAACCGTTGCCCTATTAACACCAGAAAAAGGGGTAAAATTAGGGGCAAAGGTTCGTTAA
- a CDS encoding ferredoxin, which yields MKVSVDKDTCIGCGVCASICPDVFEMDDDGKAKAIVPETDLECAKEAAESCPTGSITVE from the coding sequence ATGAAGGTTAGTGTTGATAAGGACACATGCATTGGATGTGGAGTTTGCGCAAGCATCTGCCCAGATGTCTTTGAGATGGATGACGATGGAAAAGCTAAGGCAATTGTGCCTGAAACCGATCTCGAATGTGCAAAAGAGGCAGCAGAGAGCTGCCCAACAGGATCAATCACAGTCGAATGA
- a CDS encoding 6-pyruvoyl trahydropterin synthase family protein yields the protein MKARIREKFAFDAAHAVKINGELEEIHGHTFRGEIFIEGEIKEGYIMDFLELRKILDNAIAPLRHKNLNKLFENPTTENIALWIAERVRKNLPQDIKLHKVVLWEGDENGVEFEF from the coding sequence ATGAAAGCGAGGATTAGAGAAAAGTTCGCCTTTGATGCCGCCCATGCGGTAAAGATAAATGGAGAACTTGAAGAGATTCACGGACACACTTTCAGAGGCGAAATTTTCATTGAAGGAGAAATAAAAGAAGGCTACATAATGGACTTTCTGGAGCTTAGAAAGATTTTAGACAACGCCATTGCACCTTTAAGGCATAAAAATCTAAACAAGCTTTTCGAAAACCCGACAACCGAGAACATCGCCCTCTGGATTGCTGAGAGAGTTAGGAAAAACTTACCCCAAGATATTAAGCTGCATAAAGTCGTTCTGTGGGAAGGAGACGAAAATGGAGTTGAGTTTGAGTTTTAA
- a CDS encoding nicotinate phosphoribosyltransferase yields MKDFYIAHEDEIKAGKTTDVYFIRTKKILEEKGIHKKVFADISTTSLPKGWKWGVLAGVEEVAKLLEGHPVNVYSMPEGTIFHPYEPVMQIEGYYKEFGIFETALLGMLSQASGIATAALRVKMAANFKPVYSFGIRHMHPAIAPMIDRSAFIGGCDGVSGVLGAEMIGEKPVGTMPHALVLTVGDQVKAWKYFDEVMPEEVPRVALVDTLCDEKLEALMAAEALGERLAAVRLDTPSSRRGNFKRIVEEVRWELDLRGYDHVKIFLSGGLDEESIKELADIADAFGVGGSIASAKPIDFSLDIVEVEGKPITKRGKLSGRKQVYRCENGHYHRVPAEKKLEKCPVCGAKVEPLLKPLIENGEIVAELPKAREIREYVLEQAKKFGLTLE; encoded by the coding sequence ATGAAAGATTTCTACATAGCACATGAAGATGAGATAAAAGCAGGAAAAACCACAGATGTTTACTTTATCAGAACTAAGAAGATACTGGAAGAAAAAGGCATTCACAAAAAAGTTTTTGCTGATATATCAACAACTTCTCTTCCAAAAGGCTGGAAATGGGGAGTCCTAGCTGGAGTGGAGGAAGTGGCAAAGCTCTTGGAAGGACATCCGGTAAACGTTTATTCCATGCCGGAAGGGACAATATTCCATCCATACGAGCCTGTAATGCAGATTGAAGGATACTATAAGGAATTTGGTATCTTTGAAACCGCACTGCTCGGGATGCTGAGCCAAGCAAGTGGAATAGCAACAGCAGCCCTTAGAGTCAAAATGGCTGCAAACTTCAAACCAGTTTATTCCTTTGGTATAAGGCACATGCACCCTGCAATAGCGCCGATGATCGATAGAAGTGCCTTCATAGGTGGTTGCGATGGAGTTAGTGGTGTTTTAGGAGCGGAGATGATTGGAGAAAAGCCTGTAGGAACAATGCCTCATGCATTAGTCCTAACGGTTGGTGACCAAGTAAAGGCATGGAAATACTTCGATGAGGTCATGCCAGAGGAGGTTCCAAGAGTAGCTCTCGTTGACACCCTTTGCGATGAAAAGCTAGAGGCTTTAATGGCGGCTGAAGCGTTGGGAGAAAGGCTAGCTGCAGTGAGACTCGATACACCAAGTTCAAGAAGGGGGAACTTCAAACGCATAGTGGAGGAGGTAAGGTGGGAGCTGGATTTAAGAGGTTACGATCACGTTAAGATATTTTTAAGCGGAGGGCTGGATGAGGAAAGTATTAAAGAGCTTGCTGACATAGCTGATGCCTTTGGTGTCGGAGGAAGCATAGCAAGTGCAAAACCAATAGACTTCTCCCTCGATATCGTCGAGGTCGAAGGGAAGCCCATAACTAAAAGAGGAAAGCTGAGCGGGAGAAAGCAAGTATACAGATGTGAAAACGGTCACTACCACAGAGTTCCAGCAGAGAAAAAGCTTGAAAAGTGCCCAGTCTGTGGAGCGAAAGTTGAACCCCTTCTAAAGCCGCTCATTGAAAACGGTGAAATAGTGGCAGAACTGCCAAAGGCGAGGGAGATCAGAGAATACGTCCTTGAGCAGGCAAAGAAGTTTGGGTTGACACTTGAATAG
- a CDS encoding sulfite exporter TauE/SafE family protein — protein sequence MIEYLVDFIIGLAIGTIAGLFGVGGGFLIVPTLTFIGLPIHTAIGTSLACIAISSLASAYTHIKKRKVLFKVVAIKEAFSMPAALIGAHVTTFLHESLLRGMFSMLLFYLAYKMATTPSKSHHEESLKINYKNVPIVGVLSGFVSGLLGISGGILNVPLFHVLVDIPVRYSIGTSSVALFFTALAGTYGHLKAENVNIETALLLAPGLVIGAYLGARSAHTLHPEKLKRWFALILILIGVKMLI from the coding sequence ATGATCGAGTATCTCGTCGATTTCATCATTGGGCTTGCAATAGGGACAATAGCTGGACTTTTTGGAGTCGGTGGAGGGTTTCTTATAGTTCCAACGCTTACTTTTATAGGATTACCTATTCATACTGCAATTGGGACAAGTCTTGCCTGCATAGCAATTAGTTCTCTTGCTTCCGCTTATACCCACATTAAAAAGAGAAAAGTTCTTTTTAAGGTGGTGGCAATTAAAGAGGCATTTTCAATGCCAGCCGCACTAATTGGGGCCCATGTGACAACATTTTTACACGAATCCCTCCTAAGAGGAATGTTCTCAATGCTGTTGTTCTACCTGGCATATAAGATGGCCACAACACCTTCAAAATCTCATCATGAAGAAAGCCTCAAAATAAACTACAAGAATGTTCCCATAGTGGGTGTACTTTCAGGCTTTGTATCCGGTCTGCTTGGAATAAGCGGAGGGATTCTGAACGTCCCCCTTTTCCATGTTCTTGTTGATATACCTGTAAGGTACTCTATCGGGACATCTAGTGTGGCACTATTTTTCACAGCTCTCGCTGGAACTTATGGACATCTTAAGGCAGAAAATGTGAACATTGAAACGGCACTTCTTTTAGCTCCAGGGCTGGTAATAGGAGCGTACCTAGGGGCGAGAAGTGCCCACACTTTGCATCCAGAGAAATTAAAACGTTGGTTTGCTCTTATACTCATTTTGATCGGAGTTAAAATGTTAATTTAG